Proteins encoded together in one Pongo abelii isolate AG06213 chromosome 8, NHGRI_mPonAbe1-v2.0_pri, whole genome shotgun sequence window:
- the HMX2 gene encoding homeobox protein HMX2, with the protein MGSKEDAGKGCPAAGGVSSFTIQSILGGGPSEAPREPISWPARKRSLSVSSEEEEPDDGWKAAACFCPDPHGPKEQGPKHHPPIPFPCLGTPKGSGGSGPGGSERTPFLSPSHSDFKEEKERLLPAGSPSPGSERPRDGGAERQAGAAKKKTRTVFSRSQVYQLESTFDMKRYLSSSERACLASSLQLTETQVKTWFQNRRNKWKRQLSAELEAANMAHASAQTLVSMPLVFRDSSLLRVPVPRSLAFPAPLYYPGSNLSALPLYNLYNKLDY; encoded by the exons ATGGGCAGCAAAGAAGATGCGGGCAAGGGGTGTCCGGCGGCCGGTGGCGTCTCCAGCTTCACCATCCAGTCCATCCTGGGCGGGGGCCCCTCGGAGGCACCGCGGGAGCCCATCAGCTGGCCAGCCAGGAAGCGCAGCCTGTCGGTGTCCTCGGAGGAGGAGGAGCCGGACGACGGCTGGAAGGCGGCCGCCTGCTTCTGCCCAGACCCGCACGGCCCTAAGGAGCAGGGCCCCAAGCACCACCCCCCCATCCCTTTTCCTTGCCTGG GTACCCCCAAGGGCAGCGGAGGCTCGGGCCCGGGCGGCTCTGAGCGCAcgcctttcctctctccttcgcACTCGGactttaaagaagagaaagagaggctcCTGCCCGCGGGCTCGCCCTCGCCGGGGTCCGAGCGGCCGCGGGACGGCGGCGCTGAGCGGCAGGCCGGCGCGGCCAAGAAGAAGACGCGCACCGTCTTTTCGCGCAGCCAGGTGTACCAGCTCGAGTCCACCTTCGACATGAAGCGCTACCTGAGCAGCTCGGAGCGCGCCTGCCTCGCCTCCAGCCTGCAGCTCACGGAGACCCAGGTCAAGACTTGGTTCCAGAACCGCCGCAACAAGTGGAAGCGGCAGCTCTCGGCTGAGCTGGAGGCGGCCAACATGGCGCACGCGTCGGCGCAGACTCTGGTGAGCATGCCGCTGGTGTTCCGGGACAGTTCGCTGCTGCGCGTGCCGGTGCCGCGCTCGCTCGCCTTTCCCGCGCCGCTCTACTACCCGGGCAGCAACCTCTCAGCCTTACCTCTCTACAACCTATACAACAAGCTCGACTACTGA